In one Rutidosis leptorrhynchoides isolate AG116_Rl617_1_P2 chromosome 8, CSIRO_AGI_Rlap_v1, whole genome shotgun sequence genomic region, the following are encoded:
- the LOC139864611 gene encoding uncharacterized protein, with product MSWVKWENVLSSFDIGGLNVGSLKAFNLALILKWKWRYFNCKNDTWVDVIKAIHGDRFDKAIGGSPWANIVATCVKLDADNILPPNHIGLHVGNGSRVTFWTDPWRGPIPLRDRFKRLYHLDNNKEDKVADKWNNDNWVWSWSRDAIGSRNAASLELLLHELEEVHLTDREDCWKCSLDGDGLFTVKNTRRYIDKVTLPSYHIGTTWLKSLPKKVNIFWWRFKRDALPVRCNLSARSIVEDSTTCPMCNSSSENIDHLFFGCTVALDVWRLIRVWLDCNLPVFNCWMDVETWIEGASLSTSALLRIQSIIVTTLWIIWRHRNGIVFNDIVISRCNLFDVIKFFAFRWLKNRGRVVSNWNTWLISPL from the coding sequence ATGTCTTGGGTAAAATGGGAGAATGTTCTTTCTTCTTTTGATATAGGTGGTTTAAACGTTGGTAGCTTGAAAGCATTCAACTTGGCTCTAATTCTTAAATGGAAGTGGCGGTATTTTAATTGCAAGAATGACACTTGGGTCGACGTTATAAAGGCTATCCATGGAGATCGATTTGATAAAGCCATTGGGGGTAGTCCTTGGGCAAACATCGTTGCCACTTGTGTTAAACTGGATGCCGATAATATCCTTCCTCCTAATCATATTGGTCTTCACGTAGGTAATGGTTCACGCGTTACCTTCTGGACTGATCCATGGCGCGGGCCGATACCCCTTCGAGATCGTTTTAAGAGATTATATCATCTTGACAATAATAAGGAGGACAAAGTTGCGGATAAATGGAACAATGATAACTGGGTTTGGTCATGGTCTCGTGATGCTATCGGGTCTAGAAATGCAGCCAGTCTCGAGCTTCTTTTACACGAACTCGAAGAGGTTCATCTCACGGATCGAGAAGATTGTTGGAAATGTTCACTTGATGGCGATGGTTTGTTCACGGTCAAGAATACTCGGCGTTATATTGATAAGGTCACGCTCCCATCGTATCACATTGGGACAACTTGGTTAAAGTCGTTACCTAAGAAAGTTAATATCTTTTGGTGGAGATTCAAACGAGATGCTCTCCCGGTTAGATGTAACTTGTCCGCGAGAAGTATTGTGGAAGATTCGACTACATGTCCTATGTGCAACTCGAGTTCCGAGAATATCGATCACTTATTTTTTGGTTGTACCGTGGCCTTAGATGTTTGGCGGCTTATTCGGGTTTGGCTAGATTGTAACTTGCCTGTGTTCAATTGTTGGATGGATGTGGAAACTTGGATCGAAGGAGCTTCTTTGTCGACTTCTGCCTTGCTTCGTATACAATCTATCATAGTCACAACCCTTTGGATCATTTGGAGACATCGGAACGGCATCGTttttaatgatattgttattagtagatgtaatttatttgatGTCATTAAATTTTTTGCTTTTCGTTGGCTAAAAAATAGAGGTCGTGTGGTTTCAAATTGGAACACATGGCTAATAAGCCCGTTGTAA